TCCCCCGAAGAGCGGATTAATAGCATTAATATCCAAGAAACGGGAAAAATAATCCCCCAACTAATGTTAGGCGGCTTTAAATAGTAATTCTCCATATCTTTTTTTAATATGTTTCCAAAAGCAATTAAAGTCTTCATTTTAATTTCCCTGCCTTATCCTTTCCCTTTTGCAGCCTTGAGGCTTCAAGGCCTGTTATTTTAACAAAGACATCCTCCAAGGAAGGTTTGATTTCCTTTGCCTCGTAAACAGAAACCCCCTTACTGTCAAGCAGTTGAAGAATAGGCGATAAGGCTATGCGTTCCTTAGAAATAATCAGACAGGAATTCTTGTCCGGAATCTCTATCCTGCTGTTCCGGAATTTACCTTCCAATTCTCCCTTCAGTGCCCTAATACTGTCATTAAGCACCAACTTAATTTTATATTCATGGTCTGCATTTTCCATCAATTCAGTCAGGGTACCGATCTTTACAATTTTGCCGTTGACAATAAAGGCAATTCTATCGCAGATGCGTTCAGCATCTTCAATGTAGTGGGTGGTAATAAAGATAGTTTTACCTTGGTTTTTCAAGTGCAGTATCAGTTCTCTTATTTGCCTGGCACTTTCCACATCTATGCCTGTGGTTGGTTCGTCTAAAAACAGTATTTTGGGATTATGTATAATTCCGGCAGCTATGGTAAGTTTGCGCCTCATTCCCTTTGAATAGGTTTTGAAAGGGCGCTTTCCTGCCTCAGTCAAATTAAATTGTTCCAATAAGTCCACTGCCCTTTTTTCCCGCTCTGCCTTGGGTATTCCATACAGTGAAGCACAAAAGCAGAGATTATCGAAACCGTTCATTTCCCCATACAGGTTGTTTTCATCAGGAACAACGCCAATAATTCTCTGCACCTTTTTAATATCCTTTATGGCGTCAATTCCGTCAATTACAATGTGTCCGCCGGTGGGCCTGGACAGGCCTATCATCATGTTAATGGTTGAAGTTTTGCCCGCCCCGTTCGGCCCTAAAAAGCCAAAGACTTCACCTTGATTAATACTAAAGGAAATATCCTTAACTGCCGGCAAATCCCCGTATACCTTTTTAAGATTTGTGACACTTACAATTTCCATGATTCTTTACCCGCCCTTCCTCACTATCCTTATCATGACAAAAGGGCTGACCGCCGTTGGAACAGTTATGACTGCCCTTTTGAAGGTGACATCTTTTCCGTTCGGCTGATTCACAGCCCACCTTGTCAGGGCGGCAAAGCTCCCGCTCTAAGGCAGCAAGTTCTTTGATTTGCGAGGCAAGTTGGTGCAGCACGTCCCTGTTCACATCATAGTGCACATAATAACCTTTTTTCACCCCCACAAGCAGACCCGCTTCCCTTAAAACCTTTATATGCTGTGATATGGCCGATTCCGACAAGCCCAGTTTTCTTGACAGGGCCCTTACGCAGTAATTGTGCTGTAAAAGCAGGGTAAGAATTTTAAATCTTGTTTCATCCCCAATTGCCTTTAATACCGTTGCTGTATCCATAATATACCTCCTGTCTTTTTAATTAAGTAGTCTCTTAATTAAATTATATGCATATTTTTGGTTAAGTCAATACTTAATCAGTTATGTGCAATAAAAATACCGCCAAAGGTTAACACCCATGACGGATTAGTAAACTCGCAAACAAACTTTGTAAGTTTGAACAAACTCGATTTCCTTCATTTTTAATTATTATTTTCGCAAAATCTTTTCCATAGCTTTTCCCTTTGCCAACTCATCTATTAATTTGTCCAAATAACGAATGTTCTGCATCGTTGGCTCTTCAATATCCTCTACCCGAACACCACAGACTACACCTTTAATCAAAGCCCGTGAAGGATTTAAATGAGGGGCTTCCCTAAAGAAAGTCTCAAAGTCTACCTGTTTCTCTAACTGTGTTTCTAACTCATCCTGGCTATATCCTGTCAACCAACAGATAATTTCATCAACTTCTGATTTAGTACGCCCTTTTTTCTCTGCTTTCGAAATATATAGTGGATAAACTTTTGAAAAACTCATTTTATAAATCTTGTGTGTGGTCATAATACACCTCTGTTTTTATTTCATTGATCTTAAGTACTGCTAAGGACATAAATCAAAAGACTTCACGGCTATATTTTTTTATATCTACCTTTAAATTTCTCAAGGATAAACTCCCTAAAAGCATTAAGATTATCCACATCTCTTTTTCTTACCAATGATGCTTGGGTGGCTGTTAAATAAAAAATAAAGTAATCTTTACTTTCCATTAATGCAAAAAATTGACTATATTTTATCTCACCCTTTGACTTAAGTTCCTTATTCTCCATAACAATTCTGTCTTCATAAAATTTTAAAGTATTAATACTGTCAAAGGTCCCCGTTTTATCTGTTTTTATTCGTTGTGCATTTTTCCTTTCAACTTTGAATATGACAAGGGCAATTGCCAGTGCAAACAATAAAATCCAACTTATAATTAGTCTTGTGAAACTAAAGCCACCACTATCTAAAGATATTATTATTCCTCCAAGCAAAGAAACTAATAACAAGAGGGGAATTATAACTTTATTCCTTCTAAATGTTGCAATGTATAAAAACTTCCTATAGTCTTCCTTTGACATACTTGTATTTATGATGAATATAGGTTGTTCCATATCATTCCCTCCTATTTTTGCAGTCCATTGCTAATCCAATAACAATACCCAGGATTAATCCCAGTGGTATATTATCAAATGCTACTCCAAAAACAATTCCTAATCCGGAGCCTATAGCAAGATAAGAGGCTTTATTTTCCTTTTCGCTGCCATCATTTTTTTCACCCATATTGATTTCCTCCAAATTTAATAGTTCTTATTTCTATATCTACAACTGCCACATGAAAAATAAATTATGCACCAATAAGCAATATCCTGCTGTCACTTGCCTCTTTATCCTCTTCCTAACCTGAAGAGTTTTTTCAAATTAACCCGGTTAGACAATGTTTCCTATACCCCGACATTTTGCTATAATTTTTGCAAAATGCTTCGGGGTGATTTTTGTGGTCGTTTATCATGACTTTAAAATCGATTTAGAAGAATATGCCCGTTTGGGAAAGGAAAACAATTTTCCTTCTTTTGATAGATGTCCCTGTTGTAAGGGCATGGTTCGCCTTTATCGTCATGGCTACTACT
This DNA window, taken from Desulfofalx alkaliphila DSM 12257, encodes the following:
- a CDS encoding DUF2200 domain-containing protein, translated to MTTHKIYKMSFSKVYPLYISKAEKKGRTKSEVDEIICWLTGYSQDELETQLEKQVDFETFFREAPHLNPSRALIKGVVCGVRVEDIEEPTMQNIRYLDKLIDELAKGKAMEKILRK
- a CDS encoding ArsR/SmtB family transcription factor, producing MDTATVLKAIGDETRFKILTLLLQHNYCVRALSRKLGLSESAISQHIKVLREAGLLVGVKKGYYVHYDVNRDVLHQLASQIKELAALERELCRPDKVGCESAERKRCHLQKGSHNCSNGGQPFCHDKDSEEGRVKNHGNCKCHKS
- a CDS encoding YcxB family protein, with the protein product MEQPIFIINTSMSKEDYRKFLYIATFRRNKVIIPLLLLVSLLGGIIISLDSGGFSFTRLIISWILLFALAIALVIFKVERKNAQRIKTDKTGTFDSINTLKFYEDRIVMENKELKSKGEIKYSQFFALMESKDYFIFYLTATQASLVRKRDVDNLNAFREFILEKFKGRYKKI
- a CDS encoding ABC transporter ATP-binding protein, with protein sequence MEIVSVTNLKKVYGDLPAVKDISFSINQGEVFGFLGPNGAGKTSTINMMIGLSRPTGGHIVIDGIDAIKDIKKVQRIIGVVPDENNLYGEMNGFDNLCFCASLYGIPKAEREKRAVDLLEQFNLTEAGKRPFKTYSKGMRRKLTIAAGIIHNPKILFLDEPTTGIDVESARQIRELILHLKNQGKTIFITTHYIEDAERICDRIAFIVNGKIVKIGTLTELMENADHEYKIKLVLNDSIRALKGELEGKFRNSRIEIPDKNSCLIISKERIALSPILQLLDSKGVSVYEAKEIKPSLEDVFVKITGLEASRLQKGKDKAGKLK